CGATGAAAGCTGCTACACGTTTTCGGGCACAGCATTCGTCGTCGACAGTCAGGACGAGGCGATCGCCAAAATCATGGGTGGAGAAGTCAAGGAAGGCCATGTGGTTGTCATTCGCTACGAAGGGCCCAAGGGCGGGCCGGGCATGCAGGAAATGCTGTATCCGACCAGTTACCTTAAATCTATGGGCCTGGGCGCGGCCTGTGCATTGCTCACCGACGGCAGGTTCTCAGGCGCGACATCGGGGCTTTCGGTCGGTCATGTGTCACCGGAAGCTGCTGCGGGCGGGGCTATCGGCCTGATTGAGGCCGGCGACACCATCGAATTCGATATCCCTAACCGTTCGGTCAATCTGAAAATTTCCGACGACGACCTGAGCAAACGCCGTGAAGCCATGGACGCCCAAGGCAAGGATGGCTGGAAGCCCAATCGCACCCGTGTCGTCTCGCAGGCGCTCCGGGCCTACGCCGCCCTCGCCACATCAGCCGACAGGGGTGCGGTGCGCGATGTCAGCCAGGTCGAAGGGTAATGGTCGACCTGAATAAGGGGCTTGAGCTACATAAAGCAGACGCCTATCACTCTGGTTGAATAATACCCCTATAATTAGTAAGTTCATTGACCGGTTCGATTGTCGTCTTATAGTGCGACGCAATTGTTTGGGATGAATTGACGCGGGGGCGTCATTTGCTGAGGAAATGCGTGGGGGCGCGTCATGGATTTTGTAACCTGGACCAAGGCGTTCAAGGTCGGCGTACCGTTTGTTGACGCCGACCATCGAATTCTTGTTGATTTGATCAATCAGGTTAACGCCTGCATAGACAAACGTGAGGAAACGACGACCCTGGCCAGTGTGCTGGGGACTCTTTTCGACTACACGGAATATCATTTCTCGCGCGAAGAGAAACTGATGGAGCTGTCAAATTACGGCGGTCTTGGTCTTCACAAAATCATTCATCGCTCTCTGGCCAAGCAGGTTTACGATATTGATGTGAGTTTTCGCGAAGATCCGGGAAGCGTCAACGCCACTGAAGTTCGGGATTTCCTTAACAACTGGTTGCTTGAGCATATTTCCGGCCACGATTTTGAATATCGGGAAGCCTGTCTGAAAAACAAAACCGCCCGCGACAAAGCAGGGGCTATCCGTTTTATGGAAGATGAAATAACCGGTAGTAGGGCACACAAGCTGGCCGATCTTTCAGTTATGGTGGTTGATGACAACAAAAACTTCCTGCAGCTCGTCGAAACCATCCTCAAGGCCATTGGCGTTCGTCGCGTGCAGCTTGAACAATTTCCGGAAAAAGCCATTGATAAATTAATTAAACGTCCGACCGACCTGGTGTTCTGTGACTGGGTGATGGAAGACATGAACGGCGCTGAATTCGCCCAGAAAGTCAAGGACATGGGCCTGCCGACAAAGGTGGTGCTATTGACCGGTTATTCAGTTGAGACTTTGCAGATGCGTTCTTCCAGTGACGCGGTTGAGGGCTATCTTGAAAAACCGATTACGGCAAAAAGCCTGATCGATTCAATTTCAGCTATTACCATCAATTAGTCACTGCCGCGCCTGCGGGGGTACTGGGGCAGGCCGTCATTAATGGGCTGCCAGGAAATTTTGCTGTCCACCCATAAATGATCTTGCGGGGGGAACACGCCCGGATCGTCCAGGGTGGCGGTACTGATATCAATATCCGCACCGTCCAGATAGCAAAAGGTCAGGGTGGTTCCGCAGGATGGACAAAAGCCTCGTTCGGCAGCGTCGGAGGAGTGGTAAAATTGTGGTCGCTCGTTTGTGAACGTCACCATTTCAGCCGGAAATTCGCTCCAGGTGACGAAAGCCGCACCGGCCGCCATGCGGCACTGGGTGCAATGACAGGTGGTGGTGTTATTGGGGGTGCCGCGAACCTGGTAGCGTATCCGTCCACACTGGCAACCGCCTTCGTGGGTATGGTTATTACCCATTGTAGATTTTTTCGGCCTCTTCTCGACACAGTCGGGGATTGTTTACAAATTCTCCCCACATTTCTTTTTCTAGAACACCTCCACGAGGCAAACCAGCACCTCTGAAGCCCGGGTCTAGGCTCCTTATGTTCATTAATTTCATGTAGACACCACTTGTGTTTCGGAAAGTTTCCTTCCGTAAAGACATCGGTACCGGTGAATATTGGTGAATAAGCTCACTGAGTTCGGCAATTGCAGGGCTTGTTCGTGGTGGAATGTTACCCTTTCGACGAAAATAAAAATCGAGAGCTAATAATACTTCTGGACGTGTCCATGTGGGGTTTTGTTTTCCCATAATGGAAAAACTTTAGCTTACTTGAACCTAAAGGTCCAACTCACACCAGATCGGGGTGTGGTCTGATGGTTTTTCCCAGCCTCTGGGGGTGCGGTCGATGTCACAGCTTTTCAGACGGTCCGCGGCCTGCGGGCTGAGCAACAGGTGATCGATTCTGACCCCGTGATCCTTCTGCCAGCCGCCGGCCATATATCCCCACCAGGTATAGAGCCCGGTTTCGGACGTCGTCGCCCGAAAGGCGTCGGTCAGGCCAAGGTTGAT
This genomic window from Rhodospirillaceae bacterium contains:
- a CDS encoding bacteriohemerythrin, whose translation is MDFVTWTKAFKVGVPFVDADHRILVDLINQVNACIDKREETTTLASVLGTLFDYTEYHFSREEKLMELSNYGGLGLHKIIHRSLAKQVYDIDVSFREDPGSVNATEVRDFLNNWLLEHISGHDFEYREACLKNKTARDKAGAIRFMEDEITGSRAHKLADLSVMVVDDNKNFLQLVETILKAIGVRRVQLEQFPEKAIDKLIKRPTDLVFCDWVMEDMNGAEFAQKVKDMGLPTKVVLLTGYSVETLQMRSSSDAVEGYLEKPITAKSLIDSISAITIN
- a CDS encoding GFA family protein is translated as MGNNHTHEGGCQCGRIRYQVRGTPNNTTTCHCTQCRMAAGAAFVTWSEFPAEMVTFTNERPQFYHSSDAAERGFCPSCGTTLTFCYLDGADIDISTATLDDPGVFPPQDHLWVDSKISWQPINDGLPQYPRRRGSD